A region from the Streptosporangium sp. NBC_01756 genome encodes:
- the msrA gene encoding peptide-methionine (S)-S-oxide reductase MsrA, whose translation MGWLFGTDKTSMVSPENALPGRSTRMAVPARHAVLDAPLAPPYPEGSEIADFGLGCFWGAERIFWQTPGVVSTSVGYEGGHTRNPTYEEVCTGQTGHTEAVRVVFDPSKVSYEELLRVFWEAHNPTQGMRQGNDVGTQYRSAVYFHSPEQEKSALASRDAYQKVLNEAGHGQITTEIAPAGDYFFAEEYHQQYLFKNPGGYCGIGGTGVSCPVGLTSGDA comes from the coding sequence ATGGGCTGGCTGTTCGGCACGGACAAGACTTCCATGGTGTCTCCGGAGAACGCGCTTCCGGGCCGCTCCACCCGTATGGCGGTGCCCGCCCGTCATGCGGTGCTCGACGCCCCGCTGGCTCCGCCGTACCCCGAGGGGAGCGAGATCGCCGACTTCGGCCTCGGCTGCTTCTGGGGTGCCGAGCGCATTTTCTGGCAGACCCCCGGCGTGGTGTCCACCTCGGTCGGCTACGAGGGCGGTCACACCCGGAATCCGACCTACGAAGAGGTCTGCACCGGCCAGACCGGACACACTGAGGCCGTCCGGGTGGTCTTCGATCCGTCCAAGGTGTCCTACGAGGAGCTGCTCCGCGTCTTCTGGGAGGCGCACAACCCCACCCAGGGCATGCGTCAGGGCAACGACGTAGGCACCCAGTACCGCTCGGCGGTCTACTTCCACTCTCCGGAGCAGGAGAAGTCCGCCCTGGCCTCACGTGACGCCTACCAGAAGGTGCTCAACGAGGCCGGCCACGGCCAGATCACCACCGAGATCGCCCCGGCCGGGGACTACTTCTTCGCGGAGGAGTATCACCAGCAGTATCTTTTCAAGAATCCCGGGGGCTACTGCGGGATCGGCGGGACCGGCGTCTCGTGCCCGGTCGGCCTGACCTCCGGCGACGCGTAG
- a CDS encoding LysR family transcriptional regulator → MELRDIEIFLTLAEELHFGRTAARLHVSQARVSQAISQQERRIGTPLFDRSNRRQVRLTPVGRQLRDDLLPVYAGLRESLERARMASRGINARLRVGMLPFNVPDLHPYWRAFRDRHPQWELQLRRTPFIDPFAGLRDGDMDVLIAWLPVEEPDLTVGPILFTDPRVLAVSAEHELAGRSSIPLEALGGFRHATAPHMPDYWENSYLPFHTPRGQTIERIEPIANPDELINLVSTGEIVHNFPAHVTRYWAMAHLQWLPMPDMPRLTYALIWQTEAETDLIRALAQTIHDLGPVHS, encoded by the coding sequence ATGGAACTTAGGGACATTGAGATCTTTCTGACCCTGGCCGAGGAGCTGCACTTCGGCCGAACGGCCGCCCGGCTCCACGTGTCCCAGGCGCGGGTCAGCCAGGCGATCAGCCAGCAGGAACGCCGCATCGGGACCCCGTTGTTCGACCGCTCCAACCGCCGCCAGGTCCGCCTGACCCCGGTCGGCCGACAGTTGCGCGACGACCTGCTCCCGGTTTACGCGGGCCTACGCGAAAGCCTCGAACGCGCCCGGATGGCATCCCGCGGTATCAACGCACGGCTGCGGGTGGGCATGCTGCCCTTCAACGTCCCCGACCTGCATCCCTACTGGCGGGCATTCCGCGACCGGCACCCGCAATGGGAACTGCAGTTGCGCCGCACCCCCTTCATCGACCCGTTCGCCGGGCTCCGCGACGGCGACATGGACGTACTGATCGCCTGGCTACCCGTGGAAGAACCCGATCTCACCGTGGGCCCGATCCTGTTCACCGACCCACGAGTCCTCGCCGTCTCCGCCGAGCACGAATTGGCCGGCCGGTCCTCCATACCCCTGGAAGCGCTCGGCGGCTTCCGACACGCCACCGCCCCCCACATGCCGGACTACTGGGAGAACAGCTACCTCCCCTTCCACACCCCGCGTGGCCAGACCATCGAACGGATCGAACCCATCGCCAACCCCGACGAGCTGATCAACCTGGTCAGCACCGGCGAGATCGTCCACAACTTCCCCGCCCACGTCACCCGATATTGGGCGATGGCGCACCTGCAGTGGCTACCCATGCCGGACATGCCACGCCTGACCTACGCCCTGATATGGCAGACCGAGGCCGAAACCGACCTGATCCGAGCACTCGCCCAGACGATCCACGACCTCGGCCCCGTCCACAGCTGA
- a CDS encoding hemerythrin domain-containing protein gives MSDTLDMTAMYAMHDALRREAEHLARVTTRVGADPGAVLRTAAGWELFKTSLHIHHTAEDDVLWPMLRQILADRPADLTLLEAMEAEHAAIDQVIEAIDEVLAASEDGLDRLGDLTDSLVTGLTGHLRHEEDQALPLIQAAVTQEQWNRFGWIHAQRIGPAVPRILPWLLDGASDQTVAAMLAQLTEPARQAYQHQWRPAYAALDRWHQRKERSSPAASVRFEEAPVGPPLLPLSDTRAGVASGPCLDARPGT, from the coding sequence GTGAGCGACACGCTCGACATGACGGCGATGTATGCGATGCATGACGCGCTGCGCCGGGAAGCCGAGCACCTGGCCAGAGTCACCACCCGGGTCGGCGCCGACCCGGGCGCCGTCCTGCGCACAGCCGCCGGCTGGGAGCTGTTCAAGACCTCCCTGCACATCCACCACACCGCCGAGGACGACGTGCTGTGGCCCATGCTGCGCCAGATCCTGGCCGACCGGCCAGCCGACCTGACGCTGCTGGAGGCGATGGAGGCAGAACACGCCGCCATCGACCAGGTCATCGAGGCGATCGATGAGGTACTGGCCGCGTCCGAAGACGGGTTGGACCGGCTCGGGGATCTCACCGATTCTCTGGTCACCGGCCTCACCGGACACCTCAGGCACGAGGAGGACCAGGCGCTTCCGCTGATTCAGGCGGCCGTCACCCAGGAGCAGTGGAATCGCTTCGGGTGGATCCACGCCCAGCGGATCGGTCCCGCCGTACCCAGAATCCTGCCGTGGCTCCTGGACGGCGCGAGCGACCAGACCGTCGCCGCAATGCTGGCGCAACTCACCGAACCGGCGCGCCAGGCCTACCAGCACCAGTGGCGACCCGCCTATGCGGCCCTCGACCGCTGGCATCAACGGAAGGAACGATCATCACCGGCGGCATCGGTCAGGTTTGAAGAAGCACCGGTCGGGCCGCCGCTTCTACCGTTAAGTGACACACGCGCCGGGGTGGCGTCCGGGCCCTGCCTGGATGCCCGGCCGGGCACATGA
- a CDS encoding VOC family protein: protein MKAHVSSILLGVRDMDRAKQFYTEGLGWKIQSDFGISVFFESDGASPVGFYSREGLAAQVGTDQEGSGFSGLVLTYVVRSETRVDEVMAEAEKAGATILKPAGALPWGGYGGTFADPDGYIWSLGYSAEGTDQPYAE, encoded by the coding sequence ATGAAGGCACACGTCAGCTCGATCCTTCTGGGCGTCCGGGACATGGATCGGGCCAAGCAGTTCTACACCGAGGGGCTCGGCTGGAAGATCCAGAGCGACTTCGGTATCTCGGTGTTCTTCGAATCGGACGGCGCCTCGCCCGTCGGCTTCTACAGCCGTGAAGGCCTGGCCGCTCAGGTGGGTACGGACCAGGAAGGCAGCGGCTTCAGCGGACTGGTCCTGACCTACGTCGTCCGCAGCGAGACGCGGGTCGACGAGGTCATGGCGGAGGCCGAGAAGGCCGGCGCCACGATCCTCAAGCCCGCCGGCGCTCTGCCGTGGGGCGGGTACGGCGGCACCTTCGCCGACCCGGACGGTTACATCTGGAGCCTCGGCTACAGCGCCGAGGGCACCGACCAGCCCTACGCGGAGTAG
- a CDS encoding YdeI/OmpD-associated family protein, with product MVAALGGGPRPPATITVNGHSWKSRVALLRGRHLIGLSNANRRAAGVAIGDEVEVELELDTEPRVVVEPEDFAQALDADPVTRAAYDALAYSHKREHVRAIESAKKAETRRQRIEKAIATLRG from the coding sequence GTGGTAGCAGCGCTCGGCGGGGGCCCGCGGCCGCCCGCGACGATCACAGTCAACGGGCACTCCTGGAAGAGTCGGGTCGCCCTCCTGCGTGGCCGCCACCTGATCGGTCTCAGCAATGCCAACCGGCGGGCCGCAGGTGTTGCGATCGGCGACGAGGTCGAGGTCGAATTGGAGCTCGACACCGAGCCGCGCGTCGTCGTCGAGCCAGAGGACTTCGCACAGGCTCTGGACGCCGACCCCGTCACCCGCGCCGCGTACGACGCTCTCGCGTACAGCCACAAACGTGAGCATGTACGCGCCATCGAGAGCGCGAAGAAGGCCGAGACGCGCCGGCAGCGTATCGAGAAGGCTATCGCCACCCTGCGGGGCTGA
- a CDS encoding PIN domain-containing protein, producing the protein MTAIVREAQDNDFRVVVSAMTPIEAQDVRVKSDRLRGYLSRLRIEPVTEEICSRAIELLRGSRLHGHKYAIDAVVAATALRAVKPVLILTSDEDDMSKLCGKTVKIVGFEGHLAVHDGRHQRQAR; encoded by the coding sequence GTGACCGCGATCGTACGGGAGGCGCAGGACAACGACTTCCGGGTCGTCGTCAGCGCGATGACGCCGATCGAGGCTCAAGATGTACGCGTGAAAAGTGATCGCCTCAGGGGGTATCTGTCGCGGCTGAGGATCGAACCGGTGACTGAGGAGATCTGTTCGCGTGCGATCGAGTTGCTGCGTGGCAGTCGGCTTCACGGCCATAAGTACGCCATCGACGCTGTCGTAGCCGCTACGGCGCTCCGTGCGGTGAAGCCGGTTCTCATCCTCACCTCCGACGAAGACGACATGAGCAAGCTCTGCGGGAAAACCGTCAAGATCGTCGGCTTTGAGGGCCACCTGGCAGTGCACGATGGGCGGCACCAACGTCAAGCTAGGTGA
- a CDS encoding type II toxin-antitoxin system VapC family toxin, with the protein MIVVDTGPIVAAAIRNDRKHDVCVEVFNQFRRERRELLVPAFVAGEVSYMLGKIGGAKVEAGFLRSLRSGVFHLVDLTDDDLDRVADLVERYSDLPLGSADASVAAVAERLRITEVLTLDTRDFSVVRPAHVAAFTLVPG; encoded by the coding sequence GTGATCGTCGTTGACACCGGCCCCATTGTTGCCGCTGCCATCCGGAATGACCGTAAGCACGATGTCTGTGTTGAGGTATTCAACCAGTTCCGTAGGGAACGACGTGAGCTTCTCGTTCCGGCTTTTGTGGCCGGCGAGGTCTCCTACATGCTGGGCAAGATCGGCGGAGCCAAGGTGGAAGCCGGTTTCCTGCGCTCGCTGAGGTCTGGAGTCTTTCACCTGGTCGATCTCACGGATGATGATCTCGACCGCGTCGCCGACCTGGTAGAGCGTTATTCAGATCTTCCGCTGGGATCGGCTGACGCCTCAGTGGCTGCCGTCGCCGAGCGTCTTCGAATCACCGAGGTGTTGACCTTGGATACCAGGGACTTCTCCGTAGTCCGGCCTGCGCATGTCGCCGCCTTTACGCTGGTACCCGGCTGA
- a CDS encoding BtrH N-terminal domain-containing protein has product MTIVEDVEARGMQHCETTALGVLLRHEGLDLSEPMLFGLGSGLSFIYWDSKAMAFPFLGGRVKPFDLTRNLAARLGLTLTVEETTSPRKAWENVAAPIDAGRPVGLQLDCYHLDYFRSKVHFGGHVVAMYGYDEHDVHLVDTDQQGGAVRTSRAGLAMARAERGPMTARNRSFTITLPVHPLSWQDQIIPAIRDCADAFLAAPIANLGHRGIEKAGKQVPNWLLRAGDPQQDLPQAALLMEKGGTGGALFRALYRDFLDECTRLIDDGNLRAGHRLYADAAILWTDVSTLIAKAGESGDAGYLEQAGVILHDLSRIEKDAMQVLRQL; this is encoded by the coding sequence ATGACCATCGTGGAGGACGTCGAGGCTCGCGGCATGCAGCACTGCGAGACGACGGCACTGGGGGTGCTGTTGCGGCATGAGGGACTTGATCTGTCCGAGCCCATGCTGTTCGGGCTGGGCTCGGGCCTGTCCTTCATCTACTGGGACAGCAAGGCCATGGCGTTCCCCTTTCTCGGAGGCCGTGTCAAACCTTTCGACCTCACCAGGAACCTGGCCGCCAGGCTGGGGCTGACGTTGACGGTCGAGGAGACCACCTCACCGCGCAAGGCGTGGGAGAACGTGGCCGCCCCCATCGACGCCGGTCGGCCGGTCGGTCTTCAGCTCGACTGCTACCACCTGGACTATTTCCGCTCCAAGGTGCACTTCGGTGGTCATGTCGTCGCCATGTACGGCTACGACGAGCACGACGTCCACCTTGTGGACACCGACCAGCAGGGAGGAGCGGTGCGTACCAGTCGGGCCGGCCTCGCCATGGCGCGGGCCGAACGCGGCCCGATGACCGCCAGGAACCGATCCTTCACCATCACCCTGCCGGTTCACCCGCTTTCCTGGCAGGACCAGATCATCCCCGCCATCAGAGACTGCGCCGACGCCTTCCTCGCCGCTCCCATCGCGAACCTGGGTCACCGCGGCATCGAGAAAGCCGGCAAACAGGTGCCCAACTGGCTGCTACGCGCCGGCGATCCGCAGCAGGACCTGCCGCAGGCCGCCCTCCTCATGGAGAAGGGCGGCACCGGCGGTGCCTTGTTTCGCGCCCTCTATCGCGACTTCCTCGACGAGTGCACCCGACTGATCGACGACGGCAACCTCCGCGCCGGTCACCGGCTGTACGCCGATGCCGCCATTCTGTGGACGGACGTGTCCACCTTGATCGCGAAGGCTGGAGAGAGCGGCGACGCGGGGTACCTCGAACAGGCCGGCGTCATCCTCCACGATCTTTCGCGCATCGAGAAGGACGCCATGCAGGTGCTGCGTCAGTTGTAG
- a CDS encoding ion channel, with product MLILLARLLTRIATLGTWWTPVLVFSLVFVTSWPLMILAEPADSAIVEAANYWWYFVVTAATVGYGDLYPESAAGHAVGVYVIVGGIATLTAVFARLAKALEQAKGRRMQGAITVQASNHIVLLGYTPGRTEQMVDELIADGSSRIVLCAWDDVLTHPMPDRDVTFVRGDLTDDDVLRRAGVQRSYSVLVDARDDNEALAVAVTADHVAEGAHLVVALRDIGRARQLRYVNEAVRCVQWHNPHMITEELKDPGITEIYTQLMTHGGADTFSVRLPESLGPVSVDRCQTSIGRRYGATMLAARAGDKLLVNPGWQTRLPAGSVLYYVGSRRLTPEEIAKAMREAG from the coding sequence GTGCTGATCCTACTGGCTCGCTTGCTGACCCGAATCGCGACGCTGGGAACGTGGTGGACCCCGGTTCTCGTCTTCAGCCTGGTCTTCGTCACGAGCTGGCCCCTGATGATCCTCGCGGAGCCTGCGGACAGCGCGATCGTCGAGGCGGCCAACTACTGGTGGTATTTCGTGGTCACCGCCGCGACCGTCGGATATGGCGACCTGTATCCGGAGTCGGCCGCGGGCCACGCCGTCGGCGTGTACGTCATCGTCGGCGGCATCGCGACGCTGACGGCGGTGTTCGCCCGGCTGGCCAAGGCGCTGGAACAAGCGAAGGGACGACGTATGCAGGGCGCCATCACGGTGCAGGCCTCGAACCACATCGTGCTACTCGGCTACACGCCGGGACGGACCGAGCAGATGGTGGACGAGCTGATCGCCGACGGTTCGAGCCGCATCGTACTGTGTGCCTGGGACGACGTGCTGACACATCCGATGCCCGACCGTGACGTCACGTTCGTGCGCGGCGATCTGACCGACGACGACGTGCTGCGCCGGGCCGGCGTGCAGCGGTCGTACAGCGTGCTGGTCGATGCTCGCGACGACAACGAGGCCCTGGCGGTCGCGGTCACCGCCGACCACGTCGCCGAGGGCGCTCATCTCGTCGTCGCGTTGCGTGACATCGGCAGGGCCCGGCAGCTGCGCTATGTAAACGAGGCTGTGCGCTGTGTCCAGTGGCACAATCCTCACATGATCACCGAGGAGTTGAAGGATCCCGGTATCACCGAGATCTACACACAACTGATGACCCACGGGGGCGCCGACACCTTCTCGGTGCGGTTGCCGGAATCCCTGGGCCCGGTGTCGGTCGACCGCTGCCAGACCTCAATCGGCCGGCGGTACGGCGCCACGATGCTCGCCGCGCGCGCCGGTGACAAGCTGCTGGTCAACCCCGGCTGGCAGACCCGACTGCCGGCGGGATCCGTGCTCTATTACGTCGGTTCCCGCCGCCTCACACCCGAAGAGATCGCGAAGGCGATGCGCGAGGCCGGCTGA
- a CDS encoding SCO4226 family nickel-binding protein has protein sequence MAKFMDVHSGFVGVTEEQLREAHERDLAIEGGEDVHFERAWLDPESGKVFCLSSGPSKEAVLRVHDKAGHPTTEIYELPIEVE, from the coding sequence ATGGCAAAGTTCATGGACGTCCACAGCGGCTTCGTCGGCGTCACCGAAGAACAGCTGAGAGAGGCGCACGAGCGTGATCTGGCGATCGAGGGGGGCGAGGACGTGCACTTCGAACGCGCATGGCTCGACCCGGAGTCGGGCAAGGTCTTCTGCCTGTCGTCCGGTCCGTCGAAGGAAGCGGTGCTGCGAGTGCACGACAAGGCCGGTCACCCCACGACGGAGATCTACGAGCTGCCGATCGAGGTCGAGTAG
- a CDS encoding HAD family hydrolase, with protein MPYLVRRRPEVMDGLSRLRASGWKVAIVTNGTADNQLGKIQRMGLAEAIDAYALSGVEGIRKPDIGLFEVAARRCGTPLEGGGWMVGDNLVADIGGGQAAGLRTIWMDRGTWAGHDHSADHVATDVLQTMEILHSER; from the coding sequence ATGCCGTACCTTGTCCGCCGTCGGCCCGAGGTGATGGACGGGCTGTCTCGACTCCGTGCGTCGGGTTGGAAAGTGGCGATCGTCACCAACGGCACTGCGGACAACCAGCTCGGCAAGATCCAACGGATGGGACTGGCCGAGGCCATCGACGCCTATGCGCTCTCAGGGGTTGAAGGCATCCGTAAGCCCGACATCGGACTGTTCGAGGTCGCGGCCCGGCGCTGTGGTACGCCCCTCGAAGGCGGGGGATGGATGGTTGGTGACAACCTCGTTGCCGACATCGGCGGGGGCCAGGCGGCCGGTCTACGTACGATCTGGATGGACCGAGGCACTTGGGCTGGCCACGATCACAGCGCGGATCATGTCGCCACCGACGTGCTTCAGACCATGGAGATCCTGCACAGCGAGCGGTAA
- a CDS encoding DUF262 domain-containing protein, with amino-acid sequence MSLEAEIFEYRRQIATDSYPMSIGELVNLYRDGEIDVHPEFQRIFRWTDSQKSRLIESILLGIPLPSIFVAQNEQGVWDVVDGVQRLSTIFQFMGILRDEDERVISPLICTAGPFLKGLEGTSYEPRQDAPNSLDSSQRLDFKRARIDIKIIKRESDNRAKYDLFQRLNSYGSIASPQELRNCLLVSMSKTHYSWLVELSNTKDFLYVLNLPERLIDERYHMELALRFVTLRRLPQERLSTIGNIGDFLSDELVPLVEQDSSFLSREQEVFQQTFSLLRRGLGSEVLRKWNLTKSRAEGPFSLTAFETLALGIGFNVDSRGIEPDEIEIKQHRLWSEPQFASGYATGLRADTRMRKTIPYGRQLFES; translated from the coding sequence ATGTCCCTTGAGGCGGAGATCTTCGAGTATCGGCGTCAGATTGCGACTGACTCATATCCGATGTCTATCGGAGAACTAGTGAATCTGTATCGTGATGGCGAAATTGATGTTCATCCCGAATTTCAACGGATTTTCCGATGGACCGATAGTCAAAAATCAAGATTAATAGAAAGCATCTTGCTGGGTATCCCGCTGCCCAGCATCTTTGTCGCACAAAATGAGCAAGGCGTATGGGATGTCGTCGACGGAGTGCAGCGGCTCTCAACCATATTTCAGTTTATGGGAATCCTTCGAGATGAAGATGAGCGTGTAATTAGCCCACTTATCTGCACCGCAGGACCCTTTCTAAAAGGATTGGAAGGAACGTCGTACGAGCCTCGACAAGACGCCCCTAATTCTTTGGACTCCAGCCAGAGATTGGACTTTAAGCGAGCACGTATCGACATTAAGATAATCAAGCGAGAGAGCGATAATCGAGCCAAGTATGATCTGTTTCAAAGGCTAAACTCATATGGAAGTATCGCGAGTCCTCAAGAGCTAAGAAACTGCTTGCTGGTTAGCATGAGTAAGACTCATTACTCTTGGCTCGTTGAGCTATCCAACACCAAGGATTTTCTCTACGTGCTCAACCTTCCAGAGCGGCTCATTGATGAGCGATATCACATGGAATTGGCGCTCCGATTTGTCACGCTTCGCAGGCTTCCACAAGAGCGTCTCTCTACCATCGGCAATATCGGGGATTTCCTCTCCGATGAACTCGTTCCGCTAGTCGAGCAGGACTCTTCCTTTTTGTCGCGAGAGCAAGAGGTATTTCAGCAGACCTTCTCCCTTCTCAGGCGAGGGCTGGGATCCGAGGTATTGCGTAAGTGGAACTTAACTAAGAGTCGCGCCGAGGGACCGTTCTCTCTGACTGCCTTCGAGACCCTGGCGTTGGGGATTGGCTTCAATGTCGACTCTCGGGGGATCGAACCGGATGAAATCGAGATAAAACAGCATCGTCTATGGTCAGAACCACAGTTCGCCTCAGGTTACGCAACTGGCCTCAGAGCCGATACGCGTATGAGGAAAACTATTCCCTACGGACGCCAATTGTTCGAGTCATAA
- a CDS encoding MAE_28990/MAE_18760 family HEPN-like nuclease, with translation MDPEKFTERLHKGLSQRKFELAKLRFMIDADRGNGDRLNCVNRSAIVLSYAHWEGFVKEASIKYIKYINGCALKASSLRLPLQAACISSHFKRALSSDKPRYLAEILDAMDSRRQETFSIDPNKIVKTESNLSSVVFHDLVLGLGLDFLDIYETRRAFIDAKLLDARNQVAHGELVSFDAGEVIERIDGVISLIDHFSNQLIDGVSNNVFLLDG, from the coding sequence ATGGATCCCGAGAAATTCACCGAGCGTCTGCATAAAGGACTCTCTCAGCGGAAATTTGAGCTAGCGAAGCTCAGATTTATGATTGACGCTGATCGCGGGAACGGTGATCGCCTAAACTGTGTCAATCGTTCCGCAATCGTACTCAGCTATGCGCACTGGGAAGGCTTCGTCAAAGAGGCTAGCATAAAGTACATCAAATATATAAATGGCTGCGCACTAAAAGCGTCCAGCCTGCGACTTCCGCTCCAAGCGGCCTGCATTTCATCGCATTTTAAGAGAGCGTTAAGTAGCGACAAGCCTAGATATCTTGCCGAGATACTCGATGCAATGGACTCTCGCCGCCAGGAGACCTTCAGTATAGACCCGAATAAGATCGTAAAGACCGAGAGCAACTTATCTTCGGTAGTATTTCATGATCTTGTGCTTGGCTTGGGACTCGACTTTCTAGACATATATGAAACCCGAAGAGCATTTATCGATGCCAAGCTGCTCGACGCACGCAATCAGGTTGCCCACGGAGAACTTGTGTCGTTTGATGCAGGCGAGGTAATAGAGAGAATTGATGGCGTCATATCGCTGATAGACCATTTTAGCAATCAGTTAATAGACGGAGTCTCTAATAACGTTTTCCTCCTTGACGGGTAG
- a CDS encoding GntR family transcriptional regulator gives MIEWREDQPRWQQVADIIRERIASGTYRPGSRVPSENDLMQEFGIARMTAHKVMKALRAEGSIYTVRGLGSFAGQPDGDQNTAE, from the coding sequence ATGATCGAATGGCGCGAGGATCAGCCCAGGTGGCAGCAGGTGGCGGACATCATCCGCGAGCGCATCGCCTCCGGCACCTACCGCCCCGGCTCACGCGTCCCCAGCGAGAACGACCTGATGCAGGAGTTCGGCATCGCCCGCATGACCGCCCACAAGGTGATGAAGGCGCTCCGCGCCGAAGGCTCCATCTACACCGTCCGAGGACTCGGCAGCTTCGCCGGCCAACCCGACGGCGACCAGAACACCGCCGAATAG
- a CDS encoding recombinase family protein, translating to MRRVAIYCRISQDREGAGLGVARQEADCRALIERKEWTVVDVYPDNDVSAYSGAPRPAWKRLLADIEGGAIDAIVCWHVDRLTRSPRELEDVIDLADRRGVELATVTGEIDLATPTGRLIARMLGAAARHEAEHKAERQKRQRRQSAEAGKVSGGGMRPYGYAEDRVTVIDEEAEVIREAARRLLAGESLSSVCRDFRVREVTTPAGGHWVPTTLRRLLASARISGRREHTPRSASQTTRPLLGEIVADAVWPAIISATDSDRLRSLLSDPVRDFRAQAATGRTYLLSGILRCGRCGWRMNGRPRSGVPRYVCPNVPGTAACGGVATNAVRTDEYVRDMVLTALDSPELAKRVRHQAGDDNGLAEEVRADEEQLEELAQAWAAREISRKEWMAARAPIDARLERSRAQLARMSRTSPLLGFIGTAGEMLSRWEAMNVSQQRAIISSAVRTVAVGPANLRKRWDPDRFSFDWIA from the coding sequence ATGCGACGAGTCGCGATTTACTGCCGGATCAGCCAGGACCGCGAGGGCGCAGGGTTGGGCGTCGCCCGCCAGGAGGCCGACTGCCGAGCCCTGATCGAACGCAAAGAGTGGACTGTCGTGGACGTCTACCCCGACAACGACGTCAGCGCCTACTCGGGAGCCCCGCGCCCCGCCTGGAAACGGCTGCTGGCCGACATCGAAGGCGGAGCTATCGATGCCATCGTCTGCTGGCACGTAGACCGGCTGACCCGCTCCCCGCGCGAGCTGGAAGACGTGATCGACCTGGCCGACCGGCGCGGCGTCGAGCTGGCCACCGTCACCGGGGAAATCGATCTCGCCACCCCGACCGGGCGTCTGATCGCCCGGATGCTCGGGGCCGCCGCTCGGCATGAGGCCGAGCACAAGGCCGAGCGGCAGAAGCGTCAGCGCCGTCAGAGCGCCGAGGCGGGGAAGGTCTCCGGCGGCGGAATGCGTCCGTACGGCTACGCCGAGGACCGCGTCACGGTCATCGACGAGGAGGCCGAGGTGATCCGGGAGGCCGCCCGGCGGTTGCTTGCCGGGGAGTCGCTGTCGAGCGTGTGCCGGGATTTCCGCGTACGTGAGGTCACGACTCCGGCCGGGGGTCACTGGGTCCCGACGACGTTGCGCCGGCTGCTGGCATCGGCGCGGATCAGCGGACGACGCGAGCACACTCCCCGCAGCGCTTCCCAGACCACGCGCCCGCTGCTGGGTGAGATCGTGGCCGACGCCGTCTGGCCCGCGATCATCAGTGCCACCGATTCGGATCGGCTGCGCAGCCTGTTGAGCGATCCGGTCCGTGACTTCCGCGCCCAGGCCGCCACCGGACGGACCTATCTGCTGTCCGGGATCCTGCGGTGCGGCCGATGCGGGTGGCGGATGAACGGCCGCCCGCGCTCCGGCGTGCCGCGCTACGTATGCCCGAACGTGCCGGGCACCGCGGCCTGCGGTGGGGTGGCCACCAACGCCGTCCGCACTGATGAGTATGTGCGGGACATGGTGCTGACCGCGCTGGACTCTCCCGAGCTGGCCAAGCGGGTACGGCACCAGGCCGGAGACGATAACGGCCTGGCCGAGGAGGTGCGAGCGGATGAGGAGCAGTTGGAGGAGCTGGCCCAGGCGTGGGCGGCACGGGAGATCAGCCGTAAGGAGTGGATGGCCGCCCGCGCCCCGATCGACGCGCGGTTGGAGAGGTCCCGCGCCCAGCTGGCCCGCATGTCGCGCACATCGCCGCTGCTGGGCTTCATCGGCACGGCCGGGGAGATGCTGAGCCGGTGGGAGGCGATGAACGTCTCCCAGCAACGAGCGATCATCTCTTCAGCTGTTCGCACGGTCGCGGTCGGACCGGCCAACCTGCGCAAGCGCTGGGACCCCGACCGGTTCAGTTTCGACTGGATTGCCTAA